In Polaribacter pacificus, the genomic window CAAAGTCGAACTCTTTTAGCAACTAAAAATGAGTTCGACTTTGTATACCCTAAGTTCGACTTTACGCTAACCACCTGTTTTTAAGTAGTTTTACGGTACTGTGTTGGAGTTGTGCCTGTGTGCTTTTTAAAAGCAGTATTAAAAGAAGATTTAGAGTTAAAACCAACTTCGTACAAAATTTCCAAGACTGTAAATTCTGATTTTGAAAGATCCTTAAGAATTTCTTTGGCTTTGTTTATTCGGTATTCATTTACAAAATCAAAAAAATGTTGATTGAGGTTTTGATTGATGAGCACCGATAATTCTCTCGGCGGTATGTTCATTTGTTCTGCTAAATTTCTAATGCTTAGAGAAGGGTTTAAAAAAGGCTCTTCATCTTTCATATAGTTTTTAAGCAATGCTATTTGTTGATTGATTTTCTCATTAACAGCAGTGTCTTTTGTAATTTCTTTGGATGCCTGTAAGTTGACATCTATCCCCCGAAATAATTTTGGAGAGTTTAGCGCTTTAAATACTAACCAGAAAATAAAGAAAACTCCAAATAGTAGGGTTAGGATTCTAAGAGCATCAATTGTTTCATTAGCGTAAATTCCTCGAGAAGTATTTTTAACAATGGTTAAACATTGGCCAATGGTGATTAGAATTAGCAACTGCTTAAGCCAGATATAATTTTTAAATGCATTCTTATCAGTATAATTTTCTAAAAGTAATTTTCTGTATCGAAGTACATAATAAACTGTAGCAAGAAAATAGGCTAGCGAAACAACATGTCCAAAAACAGTTAGAAATTGGCCTTCAACAGTTTGATCATACTGAGTAAAAAACTCCATTTTAGCAGTCGTATCTCCTAAAAAAAAGCGGGGTATTAAAACAACAATATTAATAACCCATGGCAAAACAAATATCAAATGAATCCTTTTTAACTTAAAGTTTGAGTAGATTACAGATAAAATGTACAAAAAAAGTAAAGGATCTTTAAAGTTTGAGATTTTAATCCGAAGCATTTCTAACGCTAAGGGTAGCTGAATATACTGCATATAAAAAAACGCACTGATATCAATAGCTGTGACTACTAAAAAAGCAGCCAATAAGGCGTTGCTCAGCTTTTTTTCTGTCTTAACGGTTAGGAGAAAAACAGAAAAAAACAAAAACAATAAAACGATAATGATCGCTAGAACACTAATAATTGATGAGTTCTCCATAAAGGTCAAAGATATGTAAAATTTAAAATCATCTTTTTTTCAAAAATGCTTTTAACGCCTTTATAACTTCGGCCTTGTTTTCTATATGACTCATATGCCCTTGGTCTAGTAAAACTACTTCTGATTGTGTATGTGCTGCTTCTTTTTGCAATTCTTGAACATTTAATACTGTATCCTTTTTTCCGATGATATACAGTTTTTGAAAATCTTGATTTTTTAAAAATTCTTGAGCATCAGGTCGTATGCACATTCCTTCTTGCGCAGCAATATAACCTTGAAGTGAAGTTTTAAAAGCCTCTGCTAAGGCAAAATCTAGTTCCTTTTTATAATTTATTCTACTTGTCTCACTAAAAAGATTGGTAAAAGAGAGTTGAACTAAGGTCTTAAAATTTTGTTGAGCCATTTTATTAGCTCGCGTTCTCAACTGTATTCTCTCCAAACTATCTGCACTTGCGGTAGAGTTCATTAAGCACAGACCTTTTACTTTTTCGGGTGATTTTTTGGCTAAGGCCAAAGCAACGTATCCTCCCATCGAGTGACCTACAATAAAAAATCGTCTCAGTTTTAAGTGCTGTAAGACCGCTTGGACTGCATCAGCCATCATCTCCATAGTATGAACATAACCCAAACACTCTGATTTTCCATGCCCTAGTAAATCTATAGTTACTACACGATACTTAGTAGAGAGAGCTGTTACTAAGGAATTCCACATGCTTGCATTCTCTAAAAAGCCATGCAAAAAAACAACAGTAGTCCCTTTGCCTTCTGACGAATAATAAACTTGTGTGTTTTTATGAACGATAAAATTCTCCATCTCACAAAAATATGTATCTTTAAATGGCTAATCAACTTAATTTAGATGAATATGTTTGTATCGCCTTTTATGAAGGTCACAACCAAAACAGAAAAAAAACTTAGCTTTAGTTTGCTATACATGCTTATTATTGGCAGCATCGTTATGGGTTATTTTGATAGCAAGCTCATGAACGAGACTGCAAGCTATGGAATGTTTTCATTTGAATTGGCTGGAGACCTAGAGCATTCGAGACAAAT contains:
- a CDS encoding helix-turn-helix domain-containing protein, which encodes MENSSIISVLAIIIVLLFLFFSVFLLTVKTEKKLSNALLAAFLVVTAIDISAFFYMQYIQLPLALEMLRIKISNFKDPLLFLYILSVIYSNFKLKRIHLIFVLPWVINIVVLIPRFFLGDTTAKMEFFTQYDQTVEGQFLTVFGHVVSLAYFLATVYYVLRYRKLLLENYTDKNAFKNYIWLKQLLILITIGQCLTIVKNTSRGIYANETIDALRILTLLFGVFFIFWLVFKALNSPKLFRGIDVNLQASKEITKDTAVNEKINQQIALLKNYMKDEEPFLNPSLSIRNLAEQMNIPPRELSVLINQNLNQHFFDFVNEYRINKAKEILKDLSKSEFTVLEILYEVGFNSKSSFNTAFKKHTGTTPTQYRKTT
- a CDS encoding alpha/beta fold hydrolase, which translates into the protein MENFIVHKNTQVYYSSEGKGTTVVFLHGFLENASMWNSLVTALSTKYRVVTIDLLGHGKSECLGYVHTMEMMADAVQAVLQHLKLRRFFIVGHSMGGYVALALAKKSPEKVKGLCLMNSTASADSLERIQLRTRANKMAQQNFKTLVQLSFTNLFSETSRINYKKELDFALAEAFKTSLQGYIAAQEGMCIRPDAQEFLKNQDFQKLYIIGKKDTVLNVQELQKEAAHTQSEVVLLDQGHMSHIENKAEVIKALKAFLKKR